One region of Oculatellaceae cyanobacterium genomic DNA includes:
- the ylqF gene encoding ribosome biogenesis GTPase YlqF yields MSTPPIQWYPGHIAKAERSLKEQLKRVDVVLEVRDARIPLATRHPQVQEWIASKTKVLVINRVDMISPAVRQLWTQWFLQHGEKPYFTNAQQGDGVVAISKAAADAGVEVNKKRRDRGLLPRPVRAVVIGFPNVGKSALINRLLKKRAVESARRAGVTKQLRWVRISDQIELLDAPGIIPWKLDNQDAALKLAICDDIGEASYDNQRVAAALVDLLNDLIVTDPDLLPQSPLKSRYELDPAPFSGEEYLQNLAEQRHKGDIERTARQMLNDFRKGLFGAIPLDLPPQPQ; encoded by the coding sequence ATGTCAACTCCCCCCATCCAGTGGTATCCAGGACACATCGCCAAGGCTGAAAGATCGCTTAAAGAACAGCTAAAGCGTGTTGATGTAGTCCTAGAAGTGCGAGACGCACGTATTCCCTTAGCGACTCGACATCCCCAAGTACAGGAGTGGATAGCTAGTAAGACAAAGGTGTTAGTGATAAACCGTGTAGATATGATTTCTCCTGCCGTGCGGCAGTTGTGGACGCAATGGTTTCTACAGCATGGAGAAAAGCCTTATTTCACAAATGCCCAACAGGGGGATGGCGTGGTGGCAATCTCAAAAGCTGCGGCTGATGCGGGTGTTGAGGTAAATAAAAAAAGGCGCGATCGCGGTTTGTTACCCCGTCCTGTCCGCGCTGTCGTCATCGGGTTTCCTAATGTTGGTAAATCTGCCCTAATTAATCGTTTACTCAAAAAGCGGGCAGTGGAAAGCGCCCGTCGCGCTGGTGTTACAAAACAATTACGTTGGGTGCGAATTTCTGACCAAATAGAGTTACTAGATGCCCCTGGTATTATCCCTTGGAAATTAGATAATCAAGATGCAGCTTTAAAATTAGCTATTTGTGATGATATTGGTGAAGCATCTTATGATAATCAACGGGTAGCAGCAGCACTGGTAGATTTGCTCAATGACCTAATTGTTACAGATCCAGATTTGTTACCTCAATCTCCTTTAAAGTCACGCTACGAATTAGACCCTGCACCCTTTAGTGGTGAAGAATACCTACAAAATTTGGCTGAACAGCGTCACAAAGGCGATATTGAACGTACAGCGCGGCAGATGTTAAATGATTTTCGCAAAGGATTATTTGGTGCTATTCCTCTAGATTTGCCACCGCAACCGCAATAA
- a CDS encoding adenylate/guanylate cyclase domain-containing protein, with translation MADLQLYLQIEGKIEKTITVNRKEFTLGRLAQCDLYLPFAGISRNHTRFSQTFDGGWLIEDLGSTNGTELNGKLIASPQLIKHGDVVKIGSVYLQIKLVNNLPVDETEKSQALTRKTTILRNAKDLQQQWISADTHGDKLRSQEKAIARLKDLVEIANNLNYAESIEAIFEQVQAVVFRYIKSIDRLALLIDVSGSGKLKLLNSATKNSQDITANGNWISRSICQKVFLNKVAIQTADAQTDQRFEGEHSILMKGIRSAMAVPIWDETQVVGVLYGDGHIYHGNPAKAGEDDLSFFSALANLVAASVQRWLLTRKLRTEETIRQRLERYHSPAVVQQMMRVGASDYGRIPPTEGDISILFADIVGFTALSERLTPGQIAELLNNFFEEMLQEVFSVGGTLDKFIGDCIMAFFGAPEPQIDHADRAVAAAQGMLKRLENLNARQGLQEPLQLRIAINSGKAVVGDVGSSQRFDYTVLGATINLASRMEAICTPGKCLISETTYSLLKSTTGFTDIGEHRFKGIERSIRVYQN, from the coding sequence ATGGCTGATTTACAACTTTATTTACAAATTGAGGGAAAAATTGAAAAAACAATAACTGTAAATCGCAAAGAATTTACATTAGGGCGTTTGGCGCAATGCGATTTGTACTTACCTTTTGCAGGTATTTCTAGAAACCATACCCGTTTTTCACAAACATTTGATGGAGGTTGGCTGATTGAAGATTTAGGTAGCACCAATGGGACAGAATTAAATGGAAAGTTGATCGCATCTCCTCAATTGATAAAGCATGGGGATGTAGTTAAAATAGGGAGCGTTTATTTACAAATAAAATTGGTAAATAATTTGCCAGTTGATGAAACAGAAAAATCTCAGGCATTGACTAGAAAAACAACTATACTTCGCAATGCTAAAGACCTACAACAGCAGTGGATTAGTGCTGACACTCATGGTGATAAATTAAGAAGTCAAGAAAAAGCGATCGCTCGTCTCAAAGATCTGGTAGAAATAGCGAATAATTTGAATTATGCTGAATCAATAGAGGCTATTTTTGAGCAAGTACAGGCGGTTGTTTTCCGTTATATTAAAAGTATTGATCGTTTAGCTTTATTAATAGATGTTAGTGGTTCAGGTAAATTAAAGTTACTGAATTCTGCCACTAAAAATTCTCAGGATATTACAGCTAATGGAAATTGGATTAGTCGCAGCATTTGCCAGAAAGTATTTCTAAATAAAGTGGCTATTCAAACTGCTGATGCTCAAACAGACCAACGTTTTGAGGGCGAACATAGTATTTTAATGAAAGGCATTCGTAGTGCTATGGCTGTGCCTATTTGGGATGAAACTCAAGTTGTCGGTGTGCTATACGGTGATGGTCATATTTATCATGGTAATCCTGCTAAGGCAGGTGAGGATGATCTCAGCTTTTTTTCTGCTTTAGCAAACTTGGTAGCTGCTAGTGTGCAACGTTGGTTATTAACACGAAAATTAAGGACTGAAGAAACTATTAGACAAAGGCTAGAGCGTTATCATTCTCCTGCTGTTGTTCAACAGATGATGAGAGTAGGTGCTTCAGACTATGGTCGCATACCTCCAACTGAGGGTGATATTAGTATTTTATTTGCTGATATTGTTGGCTTTACAGCATTATCAGAACGCTTAACTCCAGGGCAAATTGCAGAGTTACTCAATAACTTTTTTGAAGAAATGCTTCAAGAAGTTTTTTCTGTAGGAGGTACTTTAGATAAATTTATTGGCGATTGTATTATGGCTTTTTTTGGTGCTCCTGAACCACAAATAGATCATGCCGATCGCGCTGTAGCTGCTGCTCAAGGAATGCTTAAGCGTCTTGAGAATCTCAATGCTCGTCAAGGTTTGCAGGAACCTTTGCAGTTACGAATTGCTATTAATAGCGGCAAAGCTGTAGTTGGAGATGTTGGTAGTTCTCAAAGATTTGACTACACAGTATTAGGAGCAACTATTAATCTGGCATCCCGCATGGAAGCAATTTGTACGCCAGGTAAATGTTTAATTAGTGAAACAACTTATTCTTTGTTGAAGTCTACAACAGGCTTCACTGATATAGGGGAACACCGTTTTAAAGGTATTGAACGCTCAATTAGGGTTTATCAGAATTGA
- a CDS encoding Coq4 family protein — MQTLENVEQQWQTSVVESIINMVKAEDGDFDAIAKLSQAVSDVSSLNKIIDFLCSHPQGKRAFDERPRIGNVDLQLLHQLPENTLGYAYANHMITNNLTPLQSNFSDSNYQFLAAHLAETHDIWHIITGCDTNITGEIKLEAFYVAQLYASRFWLALLAKNLLKAVLFDIEVSSKYMDAITEGWLMAKQAKPLFGIQWNTLWETPLEDVRNSLAINNYSKIIVG, encoded by the coding sequence ATGCAAACTTTAGAAAATGTAGAGCAGCAATGGCAAACTTCGGTAGTGGAAAGCATTATAAATATGGTGAAGGCTGAGGATGGTGACTTTGATGCGATAGCCAAGCTTTCCCAAGCTGTCAGTGATGTTTCTAGCCTCAATAAAATTATAGATTTTCTCTGTAGTCATCCCCAAGGTAAACGAGCATTTGATGAACGTCCGCGTATCGGGAATGTTGATTTGCAACTGCTGCATCAGTTACCAGAAAATACACTAGGTTATGCTTATGCTAACCACATGATTACAAATAATTTAACTCCTCTACAAAGTAACTTTAGTGATAGTAATTACCAATTTCTAGCAGCGCATCTAGCTGAAACTCACGATATCTGGCATATAATTACAGGTTGTGATACAAATATTACCGGAGAAATCAAGTTAGAAGCATTTTATGTAGCACAGCTTTATGCTTCTCGTTTTTGGTTAGCTTTACTAGCAAAAAATTTACTAAAAGCAGTTCTTTTTGATATAGAAGTTTCTAGCAAATACATGGATGCGATAACTGAGGGTTGGCTGATGGCTAAACAAGCAAAGCCTCTTTTTGGTATTCAATGGAATACTCTTTGGGAAACACCTTTAGAAGATGTACGCAATTCCTTAGCAATTAACAATTACTCCAAAATTATAGTTGGGTGA
- a CDS encoding cupin domain-containing protein, which translates to MNMENFRCMLADIKSPKDYQAFRISPNDTNRLAIIFDPTADDISFTVCVEIFDVGGKTPPNRHQFAAEMFFILKGEGIVDCDGKTVLIKAGDSILVPATGMHIIENTGKERLYALCVMVPNEDFAELIRRGTPVELDDEDLAVISHANTQIFI; encoded by the coding sequence ATGAATATGGAAAACTTTCGCTGTATGCTCGCAGATATCAAGTCTCCCAAAGACTATCAAGCATTTCGGATTAGTCCTAATGATACCAATAGATTAGCAATTATCTTTGATCCCACTGCCGACGATATATCCTTTACTGTTTGTGTAGAAATATTTGATGTTGGGGGTAAAACTCCGCCTAACCGACATCAGTTTGCAGCCGAAATGTTCTTTATTTTAAAAGGTGAAGGTATAGTAGACTGTGATGGTAAAACAGTATTAATAAAAGCTGGAGATAGTATTTTAGTACCCGCCACAGGTATGCACATTATAGAAAATACGGGTAAGGAACGCTTGTATGCTCTTTGTGTAATGGTACCAAATGAAGACTTTGCTGAATTAATTCGTCGTGGTACTCCTGTTGAGCTTGATGATGAAGATCTAGCTGTGATTTCACACGCAAATACTCAGATATTTATTTAA
- a CDS encoding four helix bundle protein, whose product MKDFRQLKVWEKAHSLTLEIYQVTKKFPKEELYGLTSQIRRACSSISANIAEGCGRNGEAELARFLQIAMGSATELEYYLLLARDLKFLIITECERLEANLIEVKRMLNSFIQKLR is encoded by the coding sequence ATGAAAGACTTTAGGCAATTGAAAGTCTGGGAGAAAGCACATAGTTTAACTCTAGAAATCTATCAAGTCACTAAAAAGTTTCCCAAGGAGGAATTATACGGTTTAACTAGCCAAATTCGCCGTGCCTGTTCTTCTATTTCTGCTAATATTGCTGAGGGTTGCGGTAGAAATGGAGAAGCTGAACTGGCACGTTTTCTACAAATTGCTATGGGTTCTGCAACCGAGTTGGAATATTATTTACTTCTAGCCCGTGACCTAAAATTTTTAATTATTACAGAATGTGAGCGTTTAGAAGCTAATCTAATTGAAGTCAAACGTATGCTAAATTCTTTTATTCAAAAGTTGCGTTAA
- a CDS encoding isochorismatase family cysteine hydrolase, with product MGLENTINPPLYNLGVAPNAWKVNDAVADITRSPIEPCPINLTTETKTLRLDLAKTAVLVIDMQNDFCHPDGWLSYIGVDVTPARTPINPLNNLLPVLRTLNVPVIWLNWGNRPDLLNISAGLRHVYNPTGEGIGLGDRLPKNDAPVLTVNSWAAAVIDELEQKPADIRVDKYRMSGFWDTPLDSILRNLGKTTLFFAGVNVDQCVMATLQDANFLGYDCILLKDCTATTSPEFCLKATLYNVNQCFGFVSDSQTLIDAVKGNNY from the coding sequence ATGGGATTAGAAAATACTATCAATCCTCCTTTATATAATTTAGGCGTTGCTCCTAATGCGTGGAAAGTCAATGACGCTGTAGCAGATATCACTCGCTCTCCCATTGAACCATGCCCGATTAATTTAACTACAGAAACTAAAACATTACGCCTAGACTTAGCTAAAACAGCGGTTTTAGTGATTGATATGCAAAATGACTTTTGTCATCCTGATGGCTGGTTATCTTATATTGGCGTAGATGTGACACCAGCACGTACTCCGATTAATCCTCTGAATAATTTACTACCAGTATTACGGACTTTAAATGTACCTGTAATTTGGCTTAATTGGGGAAATCGTCCAGATTTGCTGAATATTAGCGCTGGTTTACGTCATGTTTATAATCCTACAGGGGAAGGAATTGGATTAGGCGATCGCTTACCTAAAAATGATGCCCCAGTCTTAACAGTAAATAGTTGGGCGGCGGCTGTAATTGATGAATTAGAACAAAAACCAGCAGATATCCGTGTTGATAAATATCGCATGAGTGGTTTTTGGGATACGCCGCTTGATAGTATTTTGCGAAATTTAGGTAAAACTACTCTATTTTTTGCAGGAGTAAACGTCGATCAATGTGTAATGGCAACTCTGCAAGATGCTAATTTCTTAGGCTACGATTGTATCTTGCTTAAAGACTGCACTGCTACCACCTCGCCTGAATTTTGTCTAAAAGCAACACTTTATAATGTTAATCAGTGCTTTGGATTTGTGAGCGATTCTCAAACACTCATAGATGCAGTTAAAGGAAATAACTATTAA